The sequence below is a genomic window from Tubulanus polymorphus chromosome 1, tnTubPoly1.2, whole genome shotgun sequence.
aacaacaatggctgctagttgaccatcttgattctgacagggcagtttttgggctgaaggtGTGTCTaaggtagatacatgtgtaaaccaaatatcaagacattatattgaagcgtcttcaaaacttcccaaaataagtggattccgtctacggacggacgtcCGGAAAAACGtctgaaaagtgaacgcaatagcccgctgggactaaagtcccaagtgggctaattACCCTACCTCGCAGCGTCTAGAATTGTTGACATGGCATCTTCAGAAAACAAAATCATCAGAGGTTTTCGATCCTCTGGTTTTCCCTGAAAAAGTAACAAAATATCGGTGTTGAGTAATTCGTTTCCAGTGAGACTTTTTTAACAATGGCAAGAGAAAACGTACTTTACGTTCAACGATTTCGAGTAAGCAATTCGCAGCAGGCAATCGTAGTTGTTTGTCGGCCAGCAATAAACACAGCATCTGCAACAGTAGGTTATTGTTAGCAGTTATGTGGCTCATGGAGACCCAGTCCACGTAGCCATACAGCGCCGACAAAGTACTGGAAGCAACCTTGCACATCATAAGACCTGAGTCGGTTTCAGGATTTGCCTGAAATCGAAGGATGAAATGAAACTTATAATCAAAAAAATATGGAAACATGCTCCTATGACCAATACGATTCCACGATATTTTCTCTTCCATGTATATTCATCTATTGCCCAGGAACTTGTCGCGAGAACCCACTGAGATAACAGACAAGCTTCAGTCAAACCTGACCACAAAACTTATTCTCAGTTTGATATTCGATGTTTGGCAAATGCAGAGGGAAAATGTTGTACTTCAGAAGAAAATTGGACTAAATCTCGAGAGATGTGCTGCATTCATGGAATTGAATTTCACaacttatcatcattttcaaagcCCGGAATTTCCCACTGTTGCAGTTTAGTATGGGGTTTGATAAACATTAAGACATTAGCAATTTTTTAGTTAATCTAACTGTTAAGATTAATTAATCTCACCTGATGTTGTTGAACGCTTGCTTTCAGGACATCAATgaagaatgaaaatatttccgtCATCGCCGACGTCAATGACGTTAAAATCTCTCGTCTTCGCTTCGTGGGAATATTTTGGAAATGAACGACATCTTCAGCTAAACGCAAAAACACAAACAGAACTAACTCTGTCTGCGAAGGCTGAAATAAAGACGACTGGTTTAAATAGTGTTGTTCTACCAGGTTATTAGTAGTTCGAGGAGTCTGGGCCGGTCGCTTTGAAGTTGGTTAAGTTATCTACTGACGAAGTTCTTGATTGGTTTCACTTAACCTATTTGCTGAGTATGAGCCAGGCTTGTAAATAAATTGACATTCGATGTGAGTATGACAAGCTCAGCTCGTCAATATAGTATTGTATGGCGCTTGTCAACGCATATCAGTATAACTTTATGTATGCACACCAGACAACTTagctatgatttttttctgaaagatGGCGAAACTTTCGCCAGTTGGCACCAGGTCATAGCTCACTGCAGTTGCTATGCTgtcgaattttgaaaaatgtttctaGCTATTTTCAGTTAGGCCTAACTCATGGTTTAAAACTTTACCAACTTTTTGAACAATGTAAGCCAATTTTCTCCAAGCTTTTTTCCGTTTGATTAAAAACGAAACTTCACGAGACAAGGCAATAATGACTCTTGTTCGTAAAATGTTGTTAGTCTGTTTAGAAATGACTCTCAGGAATAACTGGCACCAATAATGTACTATGTAACAATATCAATCAAAACGTATATTAACGTGTACCTTTTTACATTATTCTACGCATACGTACCCCCATTTGACGAAGATCGTTTAGTTCTTTCATCAATGTCGGCCATTGTTGAGGCCATTCCCTTTTTATCATCTCTACCGTTATACGAGACAGGGCATCCTTTATGTGAAGCTGCTCTGCGATGATATTTTTCGTCCCCTATCAAATGAAAAGGAACAATGcacttttatttatttctgaagAATAACGATTGAAGATAGACACATATTCAGAATACAATTTAGGTTCACTTACGTTCGCTAGAAGTTGCATCGTGATATTCTTAATGGACAGCTTTATGTCGGGGTTCATGTCGTTCCAGCGATCTCTGATGAgtagaaagatattttgaatttattctgtgttgatttttaaaaatgaggGATCAATAAAAGAGAGTATGACAAGCAAATACCGGTAAaggtaaatgaaaataatgaaatgcaAATATCTCATCAGAGCAAAGTATAACACAAAACTACCAGTATGAATGTCAATATTTTGAGCTCCCAACCAGAAGCCATCATACAAACGACTGGTATGAAACTGCccattgattttcaatttgactGTCTTCGTCAATGGATGTATAACTAACTAATAACAAACAGATTCTCGTATCTAGGAACAGGTCGAAAAGGGtagtttttttcatctttgTTAACATTTCAGGAGCTAGTAGGCCCTACCATAATGATAGTATCTGACTTGTTTgacaccttgtttctcctctctgctgagcttagaagttgacccggcctatctaccctgaacatcaatttttttaaatcgtgatccaTTTTACCATAAACAGACCGCGATccattttaccataacagaccggGCACTGctatagaaattaactgattacaaattttatcatatcttACATACATTACCCGCAGCCgttgcggagaaacaaggtattatttttgtttagccttaggcTTATACATTTATGAATACAATTCAGGTAAATGCGTAACTCACACAATGCAGTTTTCGATAAATTGCAAACCGATGTGGCGAATAATGTCCGGCTTATCAGGTGAACACATCTGGAATGAGGCTTCAATGAGAAGCTTGGTATCGCAGCTAGTTTTCAATTCCTCCAAGAACTGAAAAAGAGAATTACCCTGACACTGACACTACTAACTGACAGAAGTGACATGGATGGATGAAAAATTTGCGCACCTACTAAAAACTGACCGGAACCGACTGAAAACCGACTGGATGGAGCTGATTACCCAAAGACAGTGTTTCGCAACTGAATATTTAGCAGAGATAaacttttcaaaatctttGAACTTCAAAAGACAATAATAAAAATGCTCCTGTCATCAAACATGATTTTTCTCATGTAATATTAGAAAcatcattatttctattatattctattattatatatttattctatTACTTAATGATTTCAAAACAAGTTAGGcctaagttcaagtgtttttttCTGGTACATGTAGTAGCATTTTCCGTTTTGAAAATCCAATGTTACCTATCATGGACAAATCGTGAAACGAACCACTAAACGcttcaaataataaaaactTTTTTGGTGCCAGGGACCACAGTAGAGTTCAAAACCTAAATTGCTTTTTAAACAATCAAATGACAGATATATTAAGAGTCATTTATTTTTCGCCATTTATTGGATACGCCGGTTTTCGCATTTTTCTTTGCCAAGGGTTCTGGCGACGAGGTTTTtggaatcatcaatttctcgTCAGTTGAGCGTTATAGTTTTGATAGATTGCTTGTTGTTTTAAGCTTTTGAACtcgataaagaaaaaataaaaaagtggCATCACTCCCGGTCGACGCCGATGTGAATATTACTatgataaagaaataattttgGAGAAGCTTGAaggaagaaataaaaaaatgttcatCTCTTTGCGTAGATATTCTTATAACTTGCGCACTGTCTTTATGAGTAATGATGTATTTCGAAGATATATATAATTCGAGCTTCATCCAGTCGGTTTTTAGTCAGCTTTTGTCAGTTCCAGTCGGTTCTGGTCGGTTTTTATTAGGAGCCAAAATTTGAATGCAAGCACACATGCATGCattctagtcagtaacctgtctgtggtttagtttcacgatcggatattttcacaaaccactgATAAAGGTATAAACCGATTATAAAaggcttaccaccaacgattaggttaACTATATTAACTATAACTTATTAAAACTACAAATGCATTCATgattcacccagtcctggcagtggCTGTCTCCACAGTGTATCTACGTTGCTCTACGATCCTGTGTAACCAACCACCCAGAcacgttcattcaaattcgCGTGACTTTTGCCGACAGAACTACTGTTGGCATTTTTGCCTGTGTTCAAACTGCCATATCTCAGCAAATAAACAaccgattttgataaataaactatCTACACTAACCTTATGACGTTTTGTGTTTGTTCATTATATTTGTTTGAGGATAAAGCCGATTTTAGTAGGCCCTACGATTAAATGTAAGATACAAAAATTATGCGCTGTTTAGCGATGAGACACGCATCGCTCAAGTGTCTTGTTGCTAGCGAACTACAGTGTTACAATGCCTagtttcaaagtgaaaaaatggtgtcatttttgctatttcTGTATTTAAATCGCATCAAGCACGGACTGTGATGAAGAAACCtccaaatgaatataataatcagAAAACTGAATGTTTGAGGTTTGTAAagagtttatttttcacaatcggtttagtgaaactggatttctgGTGGTTTAAAGTCACAGTGATTTAAGAGTATCGAGAAAATGTCGTTTGTGTCTTAGtgtctgtggtacatcaggcactgactaaggttcttggtgaaattCATGCATGCTTACTACTTACTCGATAGGCTTGCGCACGATCAGTTTGCGTCGAAAATGGATTTAATTGCGTTTCTACAGCTGCAGAAATCTGGCCGATCACAGAAACTATGGTGTCATCCATTGTCAGTTGCCgaaacaataaaatatctattgtttttcatcaaatattgtaaaaaaaatctaGACCATGGAGGCCGCCATTTTTAAAAACCTGGAATCCAAACGCAATGAAACGTCATCTAAGATTTATTTCCCTGGAACCAAAATTGATTCACTTTTTAATGTAGGTATCATACGTATTTAACCCGTGAGTCAAATAACCCGCGTAAGAACCGCGATTGCATTTTATATCGtatcattcataaaatagGGGGTCTTTTTTCTCAGGTGAGATCGGGCTGACGTCATCATTTGAATTTCGGCTTTGAGGTATGTGAATAAATCATATTGAATTGGATTAGTTCATTTTATTTAGTCGTATCCTCAAACTTCAAAATGGGCAAACACATGTCAAAAATGGTGCGACGAAGCGCAAAAAACTTCAACGTCGAGAACAGGGCGCATGCTGCTATCGAAAGACACAAGTTGCACCCGAAACCGGCTCCAAAATATGAATCGTCGCAGCGAGAAGTGAATGAAATCCGAAACAGTACGCATATTGCTTTACATAATCAAGTCTAATTCAAATGTTATTTTATTGGAACCTATTTATTAACGGTCTCCGTAATGAGAATAGAAATATTGGGAATGTTCGTTCTAATTGTTATCATCTTCTGTATTGTCTTACACTCAATTAGCTTCACACACCACGTTCTAGATATGACTTTGATAAAATCTCATGTTGATGATATTGACTTTTAGGTGTCGGGCTATacactatttttagattttcctgagaaatttgatgaagataaaaaagataataaCCTATTGGAACGTTTGAAACAAGTACGCATAGAATCGCATGGACCACCACCGGAGGTACGTGAAACTAAGCAATTTTTTCTGCTTCGCTCAACGATGATGCCTACACTGATTGCTTCCTCGAATTATTATCTGCTGAGGCTGAtagattaaaaatatttttaacgaAATTCATATGATGGTGAACCTTAGTTGCTTTGACTGGCCTGAAATTTGTCGGGTGAACAGACACGGACATAAACAAACATCATAGACTACACGGTTGACTGCTTGCCTCAATAACTGTAGTGAGTAACCTAtctggtttagtttcacgatcagaTATTTTTCACATTGTTTGAACCCATCCCATtgtaaaagcttaccaccaacgattaggtgaCGAACTACAAGAACTGTTGGTCTAGATCTGAGGCAATCTGAGTCAACCGTTGTCTTAAATCTTCCTCCTAacattttgtcttttttttcCCCAAATGGACGGATTTGTCAATGAAAATTACAATGGTATGATCGATTCGTTGATTCGATGAgtcattcattttcagattAAACCCAAGACGGTCAGCCCAAGCGTCAAGCCTCTGCCCGAAAACCGCCGAGCGTTCGATAGAAACGAACTGGGCGTCGAAGAACCGAGTGACATTCCACCCGGAAAGTTGAGCTTGAAACAAGCCCTGGAATTACTCGTCGAACAGCAAACGCGTAAACGAAACACCGACGACGTCTCGAAAGAATTCAAAATCGAACCTGAAAAAATCGAAGCGATGTTCGAATATTTCAAGCCGTTTAATCTACACATGCCGAAAAAGCCCACTGCCGCTAATAGGACTGCCGCATATGAAACCGTGTTATCAGCAGTGAGGGATAAAACCACGCTGATAGGCGACAGTGGTAAAAAGGAGTCTCAATGACAGGCTTTCTTCGTAGTCTGCGATTTAGGATGGCAGTTCTTTTTTGAAGTGTTGTAGATCGAGTAAATAATAGATTTAGTGTACTTGTATAAAttgtttgtaaataaatgttgattttgcaaagatgttttttttaattatcgCTTCATGTAGTGGAGTTTAGCCTCAACTGTGATGAGCCAGTTAGTATTTGCGAGTAAGTTTGGGTGTACCCGGGGATCGTAATGTATCGTCGTATCGTTTCGGTTACAACCAACTGGAGGCATTATATCCCTATTTCTAGGTTGTCTCGTTGTGTCACTTGTTGATAGTTGCTAGGTTTGAAACCAGATGCGGAatacagtttttgaaagcCTGGATTCTGCTATTGTGGTCGTTGTTCGTACTGTTTGTGTTGCCAGTAGTTATCAAGTCGCGCTTTGAAACTGTCAATGCTGGGTGCATTAACTATATCTTCTGTTAGGCTATTCCAGTTATTTACAACACGACTGAAAAAGTTCTTCCGGATGTTTTTCCTTGATCGGGATTTTGCCAGCTTCAGTGAGTGCCCCCTAGTTCTACGGTTGTGGTTCTGTGGTATTAGTCTCTCAGAGTTGAGATGGTAGTTCCCGTGTAGGCAGTTGTAGACGGTGATCATGTCACCACGTGAATGTCTGTAACTCAGCGATGGTAGTTTGAGTTGCTTCATCTGTTGTTGATATGATGAGTCTTTTAGAGTGGGGACTAACTTTGTTGCTCGTCTTTGGACTTTTTCATAGGAATCCATGTCTTTCTTCTGGTAGGGACTATAGGCTGGAATCGCATACTCTAATATTGGACGAACAAGTGCTTTGTACAGAAGGTTGAACGTTTTTTTATCAAGGTGCTCAAAGGATCTCTTGATAACTCCAGTCATTCTATGTCCTCTGTTTACAACTGAGGTATGCTGTGCTTGAAATGTTAACATTTCGTCGATTGTCACACCCAAGTCTTTTTCTTCAGTTACTGCTCTGAGCTGGTGGTTGGTGTAGTCGAATGATCACCCGGATGCGTTCGATTTATCCGTCACGTGATAGTTCGGGCTTCCCCGGGGAAGTTTAAAGTAACCTACTCTGGGAATCGCTCGCTTTAAACTTAGCTGGGGAAGCCCGAACTATCACGTGACTGATAAATCGAACGCGTTCCGGTGATCCCCGGGTATACCCAGAGTTACTCGGAAGATAATCGAATGGGCTATTAGTGGACATCTACTAAAGGATAGATTTGGTCTTAGTTAAGTTTACATccgaaatttgaatttatggCAATATCTACGGAAGTAACAATGAAACTGTTGAAATCAACGATTTTCAGTAACCATGACATGAATAAATCTCATTGAAGAACCTGTGAACCTGTGACGAAGCAAACGTAATGAAGAAAGCGgtatatttaatttttgcaaaatgtatatatttcaacctTCAATAGACACATTTACATCATGACACATTTTTTGCAAACCGGTAATAAGGAAGGAAGCACACAAACTAGGGTATACTCGAAACAACCCCCTCCCTCCGCACTATTTATAACTCCAATAAGTTCAGATAGCTGTCCCTTACATTGTTCATCCATCACACCTTAATATTTATAGCGCCACGATACTTGGAAACAAGAAGGATCAAGTAAATAAATGTCATCATAGATTGACCCGACAAAAGCTAGTCCTAACttttacaaattgatgaaatttatCTGATAAAATGAGTATAAAACCAGATACTTTGGCTGAGAAGTGCCCAACATGAACAAATATGGATGGAAACATTCTCTACACTGCTCTTCAATCATGTGGATCAAATTACTATTCAAAAAGATTGTACCCTGTGAGGGATTTGAGCTTGAACCTCAATGGCGTTGAGGCTGTTGTGGCAAGAATCCCTGTCCAAGTGGACTGGTTCATCTCATCTTCATAGATTTCCTGTTTAGACTGAATCAGTGAACTGTGAGCCGGTCAACTAGAACAAGTTTTTACCGAGGCAAATTCAAACACATCATGCGGCTAAAAATCAATACATTGTTAGTTAGTCATTTCTGCAGAGCTTAGAAATTAACCTCACTGGCCACCTATCTAGCCTGTACataacttttttaaaaatcatgatcaagctaaccatatcagacccggcagttataaaaatgaactgattacaaatttcattgtcGTTGAGCCAGTTAGGAGACACAAGGTTTCACCTTTTAGTCATAGGTTTGCCAAGGAAGAATGCCACTATTGTTTTTAACAGATTTATGAAAGGTTCTTGGACAGTTTATTGGTCGAGGACGGACAAGTCAAAGACATCTAAACACGAATACCTTTATCTAAAAACATTATAGACAATTGTTTATCGGCCAAATGTTTAACAGATTCAGCAGTCTGTTGGCAGGATTTAAGACTCGTTCCACAATCAAATGGAGGGTATAAAGGGTATAACAACATGGTCAATTTAACAgtcatgtacatgtattaaaaGCAATGAGACAATAGAAACACAGTACATTATGTACATGTAATCAAAATCTTATTTAGTTCTTTAATACTggatattgaaaatgagaacTGTTTTCGTTCGTTCCTCAAACTGGCCCCCATTCATTATTGTTAGCAACCTCACGATACcacaaaatttctttttttgtcgGTTTGCTTAACATAACAGTCACTCCAAAGCAAGTATTATTGAAGATATCCTTGCAAATTTCAGTATCAAAGACAGACCAgtcattcataaaatatgtATGCAAGGTGCAAGTGAGAGAGGGTTAAATTTTCATAACCATTCCATCCTAGGCCTTTGTTTAATTACTCGGAATATGGATTTGTCGAAAATATCCTTTTTGTCAATCTTAATTTATCATTAGAATTCAATTTAACATAATTTTCACTGACTTTTTTTCACAAGGATTTTTTTTCCGCAGCCATTCCAAAATTTAATGTGGAATATATATTATCatgattgaaaaattttcaatgtatttctcatttttttcgCTGTACcctttcatttcaaatcattaaaaaaatctaatatcgAGCAAATTCTGCAAATAAAGTTGTGATTTTTTTCTCCTGAAAAATACATATTCAAAGCAGAAAAAAAGGCTTTACAATACTTATACCGGTAATTACAAAAAAGAAGCGGCTTACTTCATGAAAGATGGGAatcttttttgaaaacatgATCAAAACAGCACACAGCATTTGCTGGCAAATCAACAACTCAGAGATGATTAAATAAAATGTACACGAAAACAGTCTCTGAACCGGTCATTGCTGCGCCATTTCATTCCTTAAAAAAAATGCTCTAAAATAAATTATCGTCCCTACTATATACCGTAATAGATTATACTTATTTCCTGATCACATCAAAAATACGCGAAGAGTCGTCTTcgtgtatttttgataacgTACGAATCCATCACAGTTTTATTTGTATGTACACGACATATGTCTGTTACTATACCTACTATACCTATACAAACACGGTCCATTACATGGACTCGCATGAAAAATATACATCGAATACAGTTAAGAAACTACTCGGAGATAACTGGAAACTAACGATAACTGGAAAACGTAGATGGAATCGATATACGCCGCAGATATTTCGTAGATCGTCAAACAGTCGGGTAACAACCAATGTTATCGGCGAATTTGAGTGGTTCCGACAGCTCTTTAAAAGTTATCTTTCGAAGGTCCTGACTAAGGATGAGATGCATCAATGCTTGCAGATCTAAGTGAATGCTGCTGAACGACAAAATCTTTATCGAAGACTTTGAAGTTCGCAATACGTTGCAAATAATGGTTACAGCATTTCCAGACGTCACATCGTGGAATCAGCTTTAACAAATTCTTTCTCTAATTATTGTGTCAATGGTAACTCGGGTTTCTAAACGAAGTATGGAATATAATATCTACAACAGTACTCCTTTTTGTAACCGTTCTATAGGCCAGTGAAACTAaaacattttggtttaattgccTTTACTTCATGTGTTTGATAAACAGATATGATGGGTATACGATcttccctcggcagggatttcGGCTTGATggcatcgcgagactctgcAATGGCAAAAACCTATGCCTGATTAGTCCAAGTACGCATTTAGCGACGATGTCAATGAGAAATCATGTTATACTTTTGCCGGGGTAACCTCTATCTACGTCGAGATATGCGTCAATTTACCTCACCTCAGCATTTATCCAATGGGCAAACTGCTTAGCAGCAAAGTCTCAATGTCATGATGTTGAATCCCTGCCGATAGGGGATGTACTcagaaaacaaatcaaaactTGAACGGCTCTATGCAGGCCCTGAtatccaaataaaaaaaaacagggttcttacagatttcccaatttcattttccataacTTTTCCATACCCCAAAaaacagggttcttacaggtttcccaatttcattttccataacTTTTCCATACCCCAAAGCTACATATGGCCGACCTAGAAGAGGCAATGTTGGCCCATTCAAAGTAAATAAGTGCCAATAATCAACACCATTGACAAAGTGTTCATGTGGTAAGACATTTAGGTATATAGCCTAAATGTCTTGCCTTTTTAGGCTGGCTTAtatcgacaagcaacgcgacgctaACTGAGTCCTACCGACTCAATTGAGAGCAACCCAGCATATGATGACTGCACATTTTACAAAacctgtaagaaccctgttcCTACAGTAACTCCTCATAACAGCATAAATAAATCTACCGTAGTTAATCGACATTAGGACGTAAGAAGGGTTAAACATAGACGGGTGCATCGTTCTCCGGATCGGTATACTTCGTGGCGATGGCGTGGCCGCCTTCGTCGAAAAACCGACGAAACGTGAACTCGAAAAACGCGTGGTGATCGCCGAGGTCGCCGTTCATGATCGAGCCGTCGCGGAAATTGCGCAATTCGTTCGGATCGGTGAGCTGCGACTTGTCGAGGTCGATCTGGTCATCGAAGTTCGACGTGTCGGTCGGGTGTTTGATCGTCGGCGCGTACGGCGCCGTCTGTCGTCGCAGGCCGTCGAAGTGGATATCGTCGAAGAACGGGTGCTGTTTGATTTCGTTGACGTTTTTGCCGAGGCGTTCGTCGGGTCCGCAGCACAGTCGCAGTATCAGATCGGTGGCGGCGCCGGACAAGTTCGCCTCTCGCGGTATGTGCAGCGTGTGCGCCCAGTTAATCACCTGAAGATAGAGAATAATCACGAATAAAGTTAAACAAAGTAACAAAGTAATCAATGGCATACTGTGTTAACAGTTGAACTTGATTTACTTAAGCCTCACTCAGGGCGCGTAAGATCCGACCCGATCGTAAGGAAGAGGCCAATTTTTCAAATGGGTAATTATTGCAACATGAGTTTACTTAAGATTGTAAAAAACTCATCTCAGACCAGTCGTAAGCCGATcagatattttgtttttcttacACTGATCGGATCGAATTGAATCTTATGTGACCTTAAGTTACCACCAATTGTAAGGTCGTAGCCAATGAACAGCGACGCACACATCACAGGACTTAATTACGCGTTGGATCTCAGATGACCTGAGATCTGACAAACGAGTCTTGGCTGAATTGGCGACTCGACCTCAGAATGTAACATGAGTGTTCCTAAGACCAAATAGCAGACAATGAGATCAGATGTTAGTACGACCAAAGTAAGGCTTTATAGTACCGTCAACCACATCCCCAATCATCTGCTAAAATTGACAGTTAACAATTAAAATTGACATTCTAACACAGAGTTATCAATCTAGTAAATCCGAGTAAAACAGAATGTCCTACTGGGTTGACATAAATCAGCCAAAAAGCTCTGGTGCATAAAGGTTATAATGTTAGGTACATTTGATACAGTTCTATATGTGCCATATCATATTATGCGTTATATCTCTAAATGATCCCTGTGTCCACTTACACAACCGGTACAGGATAAATTGAATTCGTTATCTTGTGTATTCCTG
It includes:
- the LOC141914833 gene encoding NADH dehydrogenase [ubiquinone] 1 alpha subcomplex assembly factor 4-like, with product MGKHMSKMVRRSAKNFNVENRAHAAIERHKLHPKPAPKYESSQREVNEIRNNFPEKFDEDKKDNNLLERLKQVRIESHGPPPEIKPKTVSPSVKPLPENRRAFDRNELGVEEPSDIPPGKLSLKQALELLVEQQTRKRNTDDVSKEFKIEPEKIEAMFEYFKPFNLHMPKKPTAANRTAAYETVLSAVRDKTTLIGDSGKKESQ